From the Hylaeus volcanicus isolate JK05 chromosome 4, UHH_iyHylVolc1.0_haploid, whole genome shotgun sequence genome, one window contains:
- the LOC128875407 gene encoding uncharacterized protein LOC128875407, whose amino-acid sequence MKNRVSNASQQFVELFSRVVCWLWETLDKLLDIFLDFLARLIELTLAVMNLIFQVICFLRDICIDSMQTFANIFRGIVNVIANITCDEVEDFASACIVVLLWIGAFRIARNLFNRSSRVNVFRLFGQQHAANINNNNKLAAAQLGCVCPTRKRTGRRNNRRNGRRPQAKLADEELSG is encoded by the exons ATGAAAAATCGCGTGTCGAACGCCTCGCAGCAGTTCGTTGAGCTCTTCTCGCGAGTGGTCTGCTGGCTATGGGAAACCCTCGACAAGTTATTGGACATCTTTCTCGATTTCCTGGCGAGGCTAATCGAGCTGACACTAGCGGTGATGAACCTGATTTTCCAGGTGATCTGCTTCCTACGAGATATCTGCATCGACTCGATGCAAACCTTCGCTAACATCTTCCGTGGTATCGTTAACGTCATTGCTAACATCACCTGCGACGAAGTCGAGGATTTCGCCTCTGCTTGCATCGTCGTCCTCCTCTGGATTGGGGCCTTCAGGATCGCCAGGAATCTGTTCAACCGA AGTTCTAGAGTCAACGTGTTCCGTCTCTTCGGTCAGCAACACGCGGcgaatataaacaataacaataagcTAGCAGCTGCGCAACTCGGATGTGTTTGTCCCACGAGGAAAAGGACAGGGAGAAGGAATAACCGGCGAAATGGGAGACGACCTCAGGCCAAACTCGCGGATGAAGAATTGAGCGgctaa
- the LOC128875404 gene encoding suppressor of fused homolog codes for MYGNMREREEFCRSYPPGQPSQPPTARALGLDALHSLCKEIYPDQSNPLTVTAVVKYWLGGPDPLDYISMYENPGCPELGIPPHWHYISLGLSDLHGDGRIHPKSGPGRPSGFGFELTFRLVRERNEMSPPTWPANVMQQLAKYVFNSGNMLLPGDHVSWHAPLDNGNGRITQILMGKDPQLPTSICTPHGDVSFVQIVGVTSEELQAAQHWNGLGLVSLLKTSRGCGPWLVTNMRRVHSIMEDDPSIAEKIQTGIEKEGSNLSGVSAKCWWVQVNSDRSTEKYREKRNESDEEDEDIKPIIKSERLSPCELDLNLSHENFIKVLSGLHLTFNLEAGSLLPLAIKGRVMHGRHFTFKSILSNTAVTIVAPSVTGTLVSREKPYVVQGPWLQVLLPEDLSEKMAQEFQILNSTNQVQLPKTFSWPEHKLVITVVND; via the exons ATGTACGGAAATATGCGTGAAAGAGAAGAATTCTGCCGAAGTTATCCACCAGGACAACCGTCGCAGCCACCGACGGCTCGGGCCCTGGGTCTCGACGCTCTGCACAGCCTTTGTAAAGAGATATATCCCGACCAGAGCAATCCCCTCACCGTCACCGCTGTCGTCAAGTACTG GTTGGGGGGTCCTGATCCTCTCGACTACATAAGTATGTACGAGAACCCTGGCTGCCCCGAATTAGGCATACCACCACATTGGCACTACATCAG TTTGGGCTTGTCTGATCTACACGGCGATGGAAGGATACATCCAAAGAGTGGTCCAGGTCGCCCCAGTGGTTTTGGATTCGAATTGACCTTTAGATTAgtcagagaaagaaacgagatgAGTCCACCAACTTGGCCAGCAAACGTGATGCAGCAGTTggcaaaatatgtttttaattctGGGAACATGCTGTTGCCTGGTGACCATGTTTCGTGGCATGCTCCATTGGACAATGGAAATGGTCGTATCACGCAAATTTTAATGGGGAAGGATCCACAATTGCCAACATCTATATGTACACCTCACGGAGAT GTTTCGTTTGTTCAAATTGTAGGAGTCACTTCCGAAGAATTGCAGGCTGCACAGCATTGGAATGGCTTAGGTCTCGTGAGTTTGTTGAAGACCAGTCGTGGTTGTGGACCATGGCTGGTGACAAATATGAGACGGGTACATTCCATTATGGAAGATGACCCCTCCATAGCAGAGAAAATACAGACTGGGATAGAAAAGGAAGGTTCTAATTTAAGTGGCGTGTCTGCAAAGTGTTG GTGGGTTCAAGTGAACAGTGATAGGAGTACAGAGAAGtacagagaaaaaagaaacgaatcggacgaagaagacgaagataTAAAACCAATTATAAAGTCGGAAAGATTGTCACCTTGTGaattagatttaaatttatctcatgaaaattttatcaaagtcCTGTCAGGCCTTCACTTGACTTTTAATCTTGAAGCTGGATCTTTGTTACCGTTAGCAATAAA GGGCCGCGTCATGCATGGAAGGCATTTTACGTTCAAGTCCATATTGTCCAACACAGCTGTTACCATAGTTGCGCCATCGGTTACTGGTACTCTAGTTTCTAGGGAAAAACCATACGTGGTTCAAGGACCATGGCTGCAGGTGCTACTTCCAGAAGATTTGTCTGAGAAAATGGCTCaagagtttcaaattttaaattcgacGAATCAG GTTCAATTGCCAAAGACATTTTCTTGGCCTGAACATAAACTGGTTATTACTGTAGTAAATGACtga
- the LOC128875408 gene encoding uncharacterized protein LOC128875408, producing MDVRCAWIVSFGLVVLLVVSQGWAIDCFKCVSIDGDNKPCDDPFHNNGSLAFLESPCMGGRKGRDGLFPATACIKIAGIYDESGISLTVRSCALDSGTLTTDSEIIRMSHCGGFYFDDKYVRGCVQSCNDADACNGSTRQAASFVVLVLSLFAELV from the exons ATGGATGTCAGGTGCGCCTGGATCGTCTCTTTCGGGCTCGTCGTACTTCTCGTCGTATCGCAAG GCTGGGCCATTGACTGCTTCAAGTGCGTGTCGATCGACGGCGACAATAAGCCCTGCGACGACCCGTTTCACAATAACGGAAGCCTCGCTTTCTTGGAGTCGCCGTGCATGGGAGGACGCAAAGGCCGCGATGGTCTCTTCCCTGCGACCGCGTGCATCAAAATAGCGGGCATATACG ACGAGTCTGGAATCTCTTTGACGGTGAGAAGCTGTGCTCTGGACAGCGGGACTTTGACGACCGACTCGGAAATAATAAGAATGTCGCATTGCGGAGGGTTCTACTTCGACGACAA ATACGTTCGAGGTTGCGTTCAATCATGCAACGATGCAGACGCCTGCAACGGATCCACGCGACAGGCAGCTTCGTTCGTGGTTTTGGTTTTGTCGCTTTTCGCAGAGTTAGTTTGA
- the LOC128875307 gene encoding HIG1 domain family member 2A, mitochondrial, which produces MEVPNNMEKNSDMMNELDWIRIRAELSDHIKVETFTEKMVRKTKENPVVPLGAMATVAALTVGVYNFYHGNAKMSQYMMRARVGAQAFTIFAMVAGFMLTVKE; this is translated from the exons ATGGAAGTTCCAAACAATATGGAGAAGAATTCAGATATGATGAATGAATTGGATTGGATTCGGATACGTGCGGAGCTTAGCGATCATATAAAAGTGGAAACGTTCACAGAAAAAATGGTGcggaaaacgaaagaaaatccCGTGGTACCTTTAG GCGCCATGGCAACTGTAGCTGCTCTAACGGTTGGTGTTTATAACTTTTATCATGGGAATGCAAAGATGTCTCAATATATGATGCGTGCACGTGTAGGGGCACAGGCGTTTACTATATTTGCTATGGTTGCTGGATTTATGTTAACAgtaaaggaataa